One window from the genome of Pedobacter schmidteae encodes:
- a CDS encoding helix-turn-helix domain-containing protein, whose translation MQLFYSSPDSLAAAFQLYKERSFMRKVSFLFGFYKMSNFVLRIELGISQQTVSKIEQSETVEEETLGKIAKILGVTIWTIRNFMEDTIINHFALLPPGQGNGTL comes from the coding sequence ATGCAACTTTTTTACAGCTCACCGGATTCGCTGGCAGCGGCTTTTCAGCTTTATAAAGAACGTTCCTTCATGCGTAAAGTTAGTTTTTTGTTCGGGTTTTACAAGATGAGTAATTTCGTTCTTCGTATTGAGTTGGGCATCAGCCAACAGACGGTTTCCAAGATCGAGCAAAGCGAAACAGTAGAAGAAGAAACACTTGGCAAGATCGCAAAGATTTTAGGGGTTACAATCTGGACCATACGGAACTTTATGGAAGATACCATTATCAACCACTTTGCACTTTTACCACCTGGACAAGGTAATGGAACTTTATGA
- a CDS encoding DUF6266 family protein, with protein MGILQSGPLGPFRKKTGPIVGRNHRGKNVITSLPEETIKPPTKLQLETQNKFGLLSHFLSNIGELANIGFKKYVKGNSVANAAFKYNYQRAFVKNGDIDELQYSKLVYSRGRVVTPDEVHLTVTTGSITFSWLPQNQSAYCQFTDLASFLVYNTTKKLAVIAINAVSRYAHAYEIAIPVDYLGDRLHCYMNFDSANGKLTGDSMYVGEVVV; from the coding sequence ATGGGCATTTTACAATCGGGGCCATTGGGGCCTTTTCGCAAAAAAACCGGACCAATTGTTGGCCGAAACCATCGGGGCAAGAATGTGATCACTTCCCTGCCCGAAGAAACTATTAAACCGCCAACTAAACTACAGCTGGAAACGCAGAACAAATTTGGCCTGCTAAGTCATTTCTTAAGCAATATTGGTGAGCTGGCTAACATCGGGTTTAAAAAATATGTAAAGGGAAATAGCGTAGCTAATGCGGCTTTTAAGTACAATTATCAACGTGCTTTTGTTAAAAATGGTGATATTGATGAACTCCAGTATTCAAAACTGGTATACAGCAGAGGCCGGGTGGTAACGCCCGACGAGGTGCATTTGACCGTAACCACTGGCAGTATCACTTTTAGCTGGCTACCGCAAAACCAATCAGCTTATTGCCAGTTTACCGATCTGGCCAGTTTTCTGGTGTACAATACGACAAAGAAACTGGCTGTTATAGCGATAAATGCTGTAAGCAGATATGCACATGCCTATGAGATTGCTATTCCTGTTGATTATTTGGGCGATAGGCTGCATTGTTATATGAATTTTGACTCGGCCAATGGGAAGTTGACGGGAGATAGTATGTATGTTGGGGAGGTAGTGGTATAA
- a CDS encoding DUF6266 family protein translates to MAIAENGPHSNHRGRLGNTIYYMLNGKNVSRVIGVNTKPPTDAQLKTRMTTKLCSTLLTRLHDFIQLGFKTEATLAMDNAFNQATKYNKPNIIKGDFPNLEIAYDQLLLSKGSLLPAQNWQVTQIPQGLLYTWATDPQMAWPQSTDQVMMLAYFPELEKSVYTLFGNSRLSGNALLEIAEPLKSHYMETYISFIAADRSQVANSIYTGSFNGQEPEMLKLNS, encoded by the coding sequence ATGGCAATTGCAGAGAACGGGCCCCATAGCAACCATCGGGGCAGATTAGGAAACACTATCTATTACATGTTAAACGGAAAAAATGTATCCAGGGTGATCGGAGTAAATACCAAACCACCTACAGATGCGCAGCTGAAAACAAGGATGACTACTAAGTTATGCAGTACGCTGTTAACACGGTTACATGATTTTATTCAGCTGGGTTTTAAAACTGAGGCTACATTGGCGATGGACAATGCTTTTAACCAGGCCACTAAATACAATAAACCAAATATCATTAAGGGCGATTTCCCAAATCTGGAAATTGCTTATGATCAGCTTTTGTTGAGCAAAGGTTCATTATTACCCGCACAGAACTGGCAGGTAACACAAATACCGCAGGGCCTGCTGTATACCTGGGCTACCGATCCGCAGATGGCATGGCCACAATCAACTGATCAGGTCATGATGCTGGCTTATTTCCCAGAACTGGAAAAGTCGGTTTACACACTCTTTGGCAATAGCAGATTATCAGGCAATGCCCTGCTGGAAATTGCGGAGCCATTAAAAAGCCATTATATGGAAACTTATATCTCTTTTATTGCGGCCGACAGATCGCAGGTAGCCAACAGCATTTATACCGGAAGCTTTAATGGGCAGGAACCAGAAATGTTAAAATTAAATTCCTGA
- a CDS encoding RNA-binding protein: protein MTKIFVGGLRPDVSELDLVMFISLRAQVSTIKVVRDKVTKRCKGYAFLEMVNQAEAEKAVSLLNGEEYQGQALNIKISEEPAPAPKTFVKANKPFQKKRPRI, encoded by the coding sequence ATGACTAAAATCTTTGTGGGGGGGCTCAGGCCGGATGTTTCTGAATTGGATCTTGTGATGTTTATCAGCCTCCGTGCCCAGGTAAGTACCATCAAAGTTGTACGTGATAAAGTAACCAAACGCTGCAAAGGCTACGCTTTTCTGGAAATGGTTAATCAGGCAGAAGCAGAAAAGGCAGTATCGCTGCTAAATGGCGAGGAATATCAGGGACAAGCCCTTAATATTAAAATCTCCGAAGAGCCTGCGCCGGCACCTAAAACCTTTGTAAAAGCAAATAAGCCATTTCAAAAGAAAAGGCCGAGAATCTAA
- a CDS encoding Crp/Fnr family transcriptional regulator has protein sequence MNSASTAEKSDYIHSLFPAFEPELKKKLVENAILKEVKAGDLLMQTGQYFRSTILIVKGQVKLYRAGVEGEEFFMYYLQPGDACALSMICATKQEISEIVGKAIDDSTILMVPIHLMDEFMKNYTSWYYFVMETYRRRFEELLQVIDSIAFKGLDERLAAYLDKQSKHLNTLQLNLTHQDIATDLNSSREVISRLLKKMEQSGLIKLNRNYIELIKKMM, from the coding sequence ATGAACAGTGCATCAACAGCTGAAAAAAGCGATTACATCCATTCCCTTTTTCCTGCTTTCGAGCCGGAGCTGAAAAAGAAGCTGGTAGAAAATGCCATCCTGAAAGAAGTAAAGGCGGGCGATTTATTGATGCAGACCGGCCAATATTTCCGCTCTACCATTCTTATTGTAAAAGGACAGGTAAAACTATACCGGGCCGGTGTAGAAGGAGAAGAGTTTTTTATGTATTACCTGCAGCCCGGCGATGCCTGCGCACTATCCATGATTTGTGCCACTAAACAGGAAATCAGCGAAATTGTAGGTAAGGCCATTGATGACAGCACCATTCTGATGGTACCCATCCATTTGATGGATGAATTTATGAAAAACTATACCAGCTGGTATTATTTTGTGATGGAAACTTATCGCAGACGCTTTGAGGAATTGCTGCAGGTGATAGACAGTATTGCCTTTAAAGGACTCGACGAAAGGCTGGCCGCTTATCTGGATAAACAAAGTAAACATTTAAATACACTGCAACTCAATTTAACCCATCAGGATATCGCTACAGACTTGAACTCGTCCAGGGAAGTAATTTCCAGATTGCTCAAAAAAATGGAACAGAGTGGTCTGATCAAACTGAACCGCAACTACATTGAGCTCATAAAAAAAATGATGTGA